A genomic segment from Tuwongella immobilis encodes:
- a CDS encoding S1C family serine protease — MSRSVAIRSSRWISALGLALVLSPTSLFAQSANEDPFKNFSRKNASAFLQSFKDPIKDVLPSVVRVRIEDQDVALGTVVRSDGYIVTKNSELVGDLQVIFRDDRKVPAKVVATNEAFDLALIKVELRNLPVVKWANTAGTVGNWVASPGMDSVPAAVGVVSVGTRTLSRRELAIETTVPQGGFLGIEPIVNESRIMIKDVVKNSAAEKAGVKKNDYLLAIGDQRITTREGVFEALSKSKPGQTIEILLNRGGEEIKLLVKLGRRQGVDRSDVQNAMGSTLSTRKMGFPVILQHDTVLKATDCGGPLVDLDGKVLGLNIARAGRVESYAIPTDALQKALQEMFSSISTTKAKPAETTSSTKSK, encoded by the coding sequence ATGAGCCGTTCGGTTGCGATCCGTTCTTCACGCTGGATCTCCGCTCTGGGGCTGGCGTTGGTCTTGTCCCCGACTTCGCTGTTCGCCCAATCGGCAAACGAAGACCCGTTCAAAAATTTCTCTCGCAAGAATGCTTCGGCGTTCCTGCAGAGTTTCAAAGATCCGATTAAAGACGTTCTGCCCAGCGTCGTCCGCGTCCGCATTGAGGACCAAGACGTCGCGCTCGGTACCGTCGTTCGCTCGGATGGCTACATCGTCACCAAGAACAGCGAACTCGTCGGCGATCTGCAAGTCATCTTCCGCGACGATCGCAAGGTGCCCGCCAAGGTGGTCGCCACCAATGAAGCGTTCGATCTGGCGCTCATCAAAGTGGAACTCCGCAACTTGCCTGTTGTGAAGTGGGCCAACACGGCTGGCACGGTCGGCAACTGGGTCGCATCGCCGGGCATGGATTCGGTCCCCGCCGCCGTGGGTGTGGTGTCGGTCGGAACCCGCACGCTCTCCCGTCGCGAATTGGCCATCGAAACCACCGTTCCCCAAGGTGGCTTCTTGGGCATCGAGCCGATCGTCAACGAATCGCGGATCATGATCAAAGACGTGGTGAAGAACAGCGCCGCCGAGAAGGCCGGGGTCAAGAAGAACGACTACCTGCTGGCGATTGGCGATCAGCGCATCACGACGCGAGAAGGCGTGTTCGAGGCGCTCTCGAAGTCGAAGCCCGGCCAAACCATCGAAATTCTGCTCAACCGCGGCGGCGAAGAAATCAAGCTGCTGGTCAAACTCGGACGCCGCCAAGGGGTGGATCGTTCCGATGTGCAGAACGCCATGGGCAGCACTCTCAGCACCCGCAAGATGGGCTTCCCGGTCATTCTGCAGCATGACACGGTGCTGAAGGCCACCGATTGCGGCGGGCCGCTGGTCGATCTGGATGGCAAAGTGCTGGGGTTGAACATCGCTCGGGCCGGTCGCGTCGAATCGTATGCGATTCCGACCGATGCCCTGCAAAAAGCCTTGCAAGAAATGTTCTCCAGCATTTCGACCACGAAGGCCAAGCCGGCTGAAACCACCTCCTCGACGAAATCCAAGTAA
- a CDS encoding S1C family serine protease, translated as MNPIRMPILRQAVWVVLAIAVGTSSVRAETPAPVVGPVSQDLPAIFRKPTPESPKDLKDIQDQTRKVVDQVRPCTVGLAIGSSMGSGVIISEDGYILTAAHVIGEAGKDVVIFLPDGTRAKGKSLGLNSDIDSGMVKITEPDKQWPFAQLGDSGALKKGEWCVAIGHPGGYKSSRSPVVRVGRILSVSEKVVQSDCTLVGGDSGGPLFDMHGRVIGIHSRIGPLIHYNYHVPVNTYRDTWSRLLASEAWGGGWFGKAKTPKKPAPDAPTPAPTENAPFYGLVLDPDSEAPVVVQVLPKSPAEKAGVKVDDRILSFDRKPFGKRDDLIPALQTKSPGEVVILEVKRGNETIKLRITVGTRENQ; from the coding sequence ATGAATCCAATCCGTATGCCGATCTTGCGTCAGGCCGTGTGGGTGGTACTGGCGATTGCCGTGGGAACCTCATCGGTGCGTGCCGAAACGCCGGCACCGGTGGTTGGCCCGGTGTCGCAAGACCTGCCGGCCATTTTCCGCAAGCCAACCCCCGAGAGTCCCAAAGACCTCAAAGACATCCAAGATCAGACCCGCAAAGTGGTCGATCAAGTTCGCCCCTGCACGGTCGGCCTCGCCATTGGCTCATCCATGGGCAGTGGTGTGATTATCAGCGAAGATGGCTACATTCTCACCGCCGCCCACGTAATCGGCGAAGCGGGCAAAGATGTGGTGATCTTTCTGCCAGATGGAACCCGCGCCAAGGGCAAATCGCTGGGACTCAACAGCGACATCGATTCCGGGATGGTCAAAATCACCGAACCCGACAAGCAGTGGCCGTTTGCCCAATTGGGCGATTCCGGCGCACTCAAGAAGGGCGAATGGTGCGTGGCCATCGGTCATCCTGGCGGTTACAAGTCGTCGCGTTCCCCGGTCGTGCGAGTTGGTCGCATCCTGAGCGTCTCCGAAAAAGTCGTGCAATCCGATTGCACCCTGGTGGGTGGCGATTCGGGTGGCCCTCTGTTTGATATGCATGGCCGAGTGATTGGAATTCATAGCCGCATCGGACCGCTGATTCACTATAATTACCATGTGCCGGTCAACACGTACCGCGACACCTGGAGCCGACTGCTGGCGAGCGAAGCCTGGGGTGGTGGCTGGTTCGGCAAAGCCAAGACGCCGAAAAAGCCCGCACCCGATGCCCCGACACCGGCCCCCACGGAAAATGCTCCGTTCTACGGGTTGGTCTTGGATCCCGATTCCGAAGCTCCGGTCGTGGTCCAAGTGTTGCCCAAAAGCCCTGCCGAAAAAGCGGGCGTGAAAGTCGACGATCGAATTCTCTCATTTGATCGCAAACCGTTCGGCAAGCGGGATGATCTGATTCCCGCGTTGCAAACCAAGAGTCCCGGCGAAGTGGTGATTCTCGAAGTCAAACGTGGCAACGAAACCATCAAACTTCGAATCACTGTTGGAACTCGTGAGAATCAGTAG